Proteins found in one Cyanobacteria bacterium GSL.Bin1 genomic segment:
- a CDS encoding helix-turn-helix domain-containing protein gives MTEPTSRSEPISQSSSVQDWEKIRVEHLQNSTGEGVYHCEGQHTLFISLSPRPIYYWQTQDGKTHTGLYRQGDLLITPANTPLFVRWEGDENCLQIQVADQFLKRIAEETFNGNSDRVQLIPIFQQRDAQVEAISNLILTEFQQNPSGNQLYVDSLANIFALNLLRQFAITQPQLPIYESPGLPQRQLMTILDYIEANLDQEIKLAHLAQLLGMSQFHFSHLFKQAMGLSPYQYLLKQRVERAKHLLKQTDRLIADIALECGFNSHSHLSKQFRQFTGMTPKAFRSG, from the coding sequence ATGACAGAACCAACTTCCCGATCAGAGCCAATCAGCCAGTCCTCCTCTGTTCAAGATTGGGAGAAGATTCGCGTGGAGCATTTACAGAATTCAACTGGAGAAGGGGTCTATCATTGCGAGGGTCAACACACGCTATTCATATCTCTGTCTCCTCGCCCAATTTACTATTGGCAAACTCAGGACGGGAAAACACATACGGGGCTGTATCGCCAAGGAGACCTGTTAATCACACCAGCCAACACCCCTTTGTTTGTGCGGTGGGAGGGAGATGAAAACTGTTTGCAAATCCAGGTAGCGGATCAGTTTCTGAAACGCATTGCTGAAGAAACCTTTAATGGCAACAGCGATCGCGTACAACTGATCCCCATCTTTCAGCAACGGGATGCTCAGGTGGAAGCGATCTCAAACCTGATTTTGACTGAATTTCAACAAAACCCATCTGGCAATCAACTGTATGTGGATTCCTTAGCCAATATTTTTGCCCTGAATTTGCTCCGACAATTTGCCATCACCCAACCCCAGTTACCGATCTATGAAAGTCCCGGTTTACCCCAACGACAACTCATGACAATCTTGGACTACATTGAGGCCAATTTAGACCAAGAGATTAAGCTGGCTCACCTTGCTCAATTGCTGGGTATGAGCCAATTTCATTTCAGCCATTTATTCAAGCAGGCAATGGGATTATCGCCTTACCAATATCTATTGAAACAACGGGTAGAACGAGCCAAGCATTTGCTCAAGCAAACTGATCGATTAATCGCCGATATTGCCCTGGAATGTGGATTTAATAGTCATAGCCATTTGAGTAAACAGTTCCGACAGTTCACGGGCATGACCCCCAAGGCTTTTCGCTCTGGTTAG
- a CDS encoding NAD(P)H-binding protein, whose protein sequence is MKLVIFGATGTVGRQVVQQALAQGYTVTAFARNPAKLNLQHSQLSFIQGDVMDSEAVELAISGQDAVICVLGSGKKLTGTIRSEGTQQIIQAMEKVGVRRLICQSTLGAGDSWGNLNFYWKYIMFGFILRKVFADHERQEALVRNSNLDWTIVRPGAFIDGPRTGKYRHSFPSTDRSITLKISRADVAEFILKQLSDQSSLYQTPSLSY, encoded by the coding sequence ATGAAACTCGTGATTTTTGGTGCGACAGGAACCGTCGGTCGTCAGGTAGTTCAACAAGCCTTGGCGCAGGGATACACCGTCACTGCTTTCGCCCGAAATCCAGCCAAGCTCAATCTCCAACACTCCCAACTTAGCTTTATCCAAGGAGATGTCATGGATTCTGAGGCGGTGGAACTAGCCATATCTGGTCAAGACGCTGTAATTTGTGTGCTGGGGTCTGGTAAAAAATTAACGGGTACCATTCGTTCAGAGGGGACTCAGCAGATTATTCAGGCGATGGAGAAGGTGGGAGTGCGTCGGTTGATTTGCCAATCCACTTTGGGGGCTGGTGATAGCTGGGGAAACCTGAACTTCTACTGGAAGTACATCATGTTTGGCTTTATCTTGCGGAAGGTGTTTGCCGATCACGAACGGCAAGAAGCCTTAGTGCGAAACAGTAACTTGGATTGGACGATCGTGCGTCCTGGGGCTTTTATCGATGGACCGCGTACTGGAAAATATCGTCACAGCTTTCCAAGCACGGATAGAAGCATCACTCTTAAGATTTCTCGGGCTGATGTTGCTGAGT